The region AAATCTAGAGCGTCGCTTGGAGCTTATGACACCTATCTTTGAGCCAAGGCTTCAAGAGAGGTTGCTTGAAATTTTAGAGCTTCAGCTAAGCGATAATGACCTAGCTTTTGAGCTACAAAATAGCGGCGAATACGTAAAAGTAGCAAGAAGTGAAAATGAAAAAGTAATATCTTGCCACGAAGTTTTGGAAAATTATATATCTAAAATTTACAAATTCGTAAAAAAAGATACAGATAAAGCAAAAGCCGATATGCTCGCAAGCAAGCTCTTAAAAGAGAGCTAAAAATAAATTAAGCTTTTAGACCCAGTCTAAAAGCTATTTTTAAATTAGCAAACAAACACTAGCATTTGATTAAGTAAGTCTTATTAAAAATTTCAAATCCGCAGCAAAAAGCAAAATTTATAAATTTACTTGAGCCCCTCAAAGCTAGCCAAATATTTCAAATTTTTTAAATAACTCTGGCTCATCTTTTACTATGCCGCGCTTAACTAGATCAGCAACTACTTCGCGGTCACAATCCGTTTGTAGCGGCCAGCCACGCGCATATCCCTCACGCTCATCTTTGCTAGTGGCATCTACGCAGAAATTTTCACCATCTATGAAAATATCACGCAATGCATCAATATTATTTGTCACACGCCAAAGTAGCATATATGGGTTTTCAAGGTGATTTTGCATATCTACAACGATAAGGAGTTTGAAAAATTCTCTAAATGTCAAAAGTTTGTCAAAAAGCTCTTTTACCACACAGTCTTTTTCAAATTTCACCACACAAATAGGCGTTTTGGTATCCGTTTTAAACTGCTTAAGCTCTTTTACATTTGGCGCAACACTTTGAAATTTATCCAAAAGTTCATCATCGTTTAAAAGCTTTGGTATAAATTTACAAAAATCCTGCGTCGCATCTACACCGAGTTTACCGCCAAAGCACGAATTTGGACTAGCGTGATCAAGCTGATCGCACACACCTTGGCTTATTAGCACACTCTGGCTACCAAAACGATTTAGAACAAAGCTAGTAAATTCATCATAATCTTTAAGTTCAGGCGCATCGGCTCCAACAAAAATGGCATGTTTTACAAAACTCATCTGTCCAACGCCCCAAAATGCGTGCATAGCCTGCTTTGCATGAGCTGGATAGAGCGTATTTATCTTGGCCAAGATTAGGTTGTGAAAAACACCATTTTCAGGCATGTTGTAGTCCAGTAGTTCAGGCACGGTCGTTCGCAAAAGTGGCAAAAAAACCCGCTCAGTCGCCCAGCCCATATATTTATCCTCAAGTGGTGGCTTTCCAACCACAGTCGCGTGAAATACCGGCTCACGCTTGCTAGTTATCGCCGTAACCTCCATCACCGGAAAAGGCTCGATAGGCGTATAAAAGCCGGTATGATCGCCAAATGGCCCCTCAAGCTCGCACTTAGCCGTATCCACAAAGCCCTCTATCACGTAGTCTACATCGTGCGGGACGTAAATTTCATTCGTTAAGGATTTTACAAGTTTGGCTGGCTCTTTGCGGATAAAACCATAAAGCAAAAGTTCAAAAACTCCCTTTGGAAGCGGCGCTTGCCCACACCAGATGTAGAGTGGATCGCCGCCAATAGCTACAGAGACTGGCATTTTTTTGCCTGCACGCTTATACTCGTGAAAGAAATTTGCGCCGTCTTTATGTATCTGCCAGTGCATGCCAAGGCGGTTTTTGTCATAAATTTGCAGTCTATACATGCCTAAATTTTGCAAATTTCCATCCAAACTTTGCGTATAGACCTGCCCCATTGTAATAAAAGCGCCACCATCATGTGGCCACGTCTTTAGCACAGGTAGGCTCAAAAGATCAGCCTCCTCACCTATAAATTTTACCTGCTGGCACTCACCCTCACCTTTTAATCTCTTAGTAAAAATTTTTCTCATATTAAAAAGATAGGCTAAAAAATCAAGCTTTTCTTTTAAATTTTTAGGTTTTTTGGGCTTTAAAAGCTTTTCTATCTCATCTGCTATCTCATTAGGCTTTAGCCCAAAGATAAGCTCAAGTGCGTGTTTTGAGCCATAGATATTTGTAAGCACTGGGGCAAATTTACGCCCAGTTTTTTTGCAGATAGGATTTGTAAAAAGTAGCGCTTGCGAGCCCTCACGCTTGACCTCGATATAGCTAGCGTGCGCGATCTCAAGATCAATATCTGTTGGCTCGTCGATAACACGAAGTAGATTATTTTCTTTTAAAAGCTTGATGTAGTCCATATTTCGCCTTTTTGATTTTTGGGCGATTTTAGCCAAAAATAGCTGAAAAAGGCGAAGCAAAGCGGGTATTTATTATTTGTTGCATGCACCGATAGCTATCAGAGTATCTATCGCTATTTCAGACGCAGTCTTTGCGGTATTATCTCGCCGTTTAAATAGATGCAAGCGCTAAATTTATACTCCATTGTCGAATGTCTGTAAACTAGCGCTCAACGCACACCTATGCATGGCCGGTATACTTACGTCTTTTCCAAAGTAACTCATCACAAATTTTTTGTTAGGTTAAACACTAGATGGCATCGTGGTTTTGAAAACGGCAGTAAATTTTGTAAATTTAATCTTTTTTTGCAAATTGATTAAATTTATAGCTACTCTAACAACTCGCCAAATATCTCTTTGCTATATTTCATAAAGCGCTCGTTAAGCTTTACATCCTCAATATCAATGCAAATGCGGCTATCTTGCACCTCAAAAATAATAGTTTTATCAGTGATCTTCACCTTTTTGCAAGAGTTGTAGCAAATATCGCCGTTGCACTCTGCGTATAGGCCGCTTATGTCGGCGTTTTCGTCGTCATCTTTTTTGAGTTTGATCGGTCTTTGAAAGATTATGTAGTTTTTGTAGTCGTATTTGTCGTCTGCAAGACCGATCATATAGTAG is a window of Campylobacter concisus DNA encoding:
- a CDS encoding menaquinone biosynthesis decarboxylase, with protein sequence MDYIKLLKENNLLRVIDEPTDIDLEIAHASYIEVKREGSQALLFTNPICKKTGRKFAPVLTNIYGSKHALELIFGLKPNEIADEIEKLLKPKKPKNLKEKLDFLAYLFNMRKIFTKRLKGEGECQQVKFIGEEADLLSLPVLKTWPHDGGAFITMGQVYTQSLDGNLQNLGMYRLQIYDKNRLGMHWQIHKDGANFFHEYKRAGKKMPVSVAIGGDPLYIWCGQAPLPKGVFELLLYGFIRKEPAKLVKSLTNEIYVPHDVDYVIEGFVDTAKCELEGPFGDHTGFYTPIEPFPVMEVTAITSKREPVFHATVVGKPPLEDKYMGWATERVFLPLLRTTVPELLDYNMPENGVFHNLILAKINTLYPAHAKQAMHAFWGVGQMSFVKHAIFVGADAPELKDYDEFTSFVLNRFGSQSVLISQGVCDQLDHASPNSCFGGKLGVDATQDFCKFIPKLLNDDELLDKFQSVAPNVKELKQFKTDTKTPICVVKFEKDCVVKELFDKLLTFREFFKLLIVVDMQNHLENPYMLLWRVTNNIDALRDIFIDGENFCVDATSKDEREGYARGWPLQTDCDREVVADLVKRGIVKDEPELFKKFEIFG
- a CDS encoding Imm10 family immunity protein, with product MFELNFKAKAISATKNSKDNYYMIGLADDKYDYKNYIIFQRPIKLKKDDDENADISGLYAECNGDICYNSCKKVKITDKTIIFEVQDSRICIDIEDVKLNERFMKYSKEIFGELLE